Genomic segment of Vicinamibacteria bacterium:
CACGATTGCTGGGGCTATTGGCGATTTGGATGGCGACGGTGATCTCGACGTTATCGAAGGCAACATCACAAATGGGGGATTCGGCGGACAAAATAGAATTCTGATCAATGACGGGTCGGGCAGATTCGAGGACGAAACAGCGGCTCGACTGCCTGCTCTATTTGACATCACTCTCGCCGTAACCGTCGCGGACGTGGAACTTGATGGTGATTTGGACATCGTCGTCGCTAACGTACTTTTCGGGCAGTCGAAAATTCTTATCAACAACGGATCGGGTGTTTTCACCGATGAAAGCCTCGCACGGTTGGGCCTTTTTCCGCCGTTTGCTGCGGATGTCAAAGTTGTTGACCTCGATGGGAACGAATCTCCTGACATCATGTTCTCAAGTTACTTCGGTTCGCCCCCTATCTTCATCAACGATGGGGCAGGCTTTTTCACCGATGAAACGGCTGCTCGAACGCCATCGTTCTTGGGTTCACTGGGGCTCGCGTTGGCAGATTTTGACAGAGACGGTGACATCGATGCTTACATGGCGGGGGGACCTCAACCTGCACTGATTCTCAACGATGGCGCCGGGAACTTCACCGACGCGAGCGCCAGCAACCTCCCTCCCTTGACGGACATGACCGTACGGTATCCAGCGTGTGGGGATGTGGACGGTGATGGCGACCCCGATCTATACCTCACAGATTCCTTTGGTCAAGATCGCCTTCTAATCAATTTAGGTAGTCCGTTCAGCTTGCTGGAAGAGTTAGACGACACAGTTCGTGCCCTCAATTTGAGTCGGGGGACGACAAATAATCTCGTCCGTCAGCTGAACTCCGCCCTGAAGAAGCTTCAGACTGGTAATCCGCACGATGACAACGGAGTTAAGGGAAATCTGAATGCCTTTATCGCGATGGTCCAGGCAAAGCAAGGAAAGGCAATCAATCAAGTTGACGCTGATCGACTAGTCGCGATTGCGGAAGAAATATTGGGGCGAATGAGCAACATCGCAACCTGCGTGCCGTGAGTCGGGTGCGTCCGAGCGGGAATTGCTGAAAGCTCATCTAAGTCCTTTGCAGCATAGATAAAGGAGGAGTCATGTTTCACATGGGTAAGAACCGGGTTGATCCTTGTAGATAAGCTCATGCAGCGATCAGGCGGCTCCGAGAAGGAGAAGGACTGGCGCGGCACGGTGGGCATGTTCGCGAACGACCCGGTCATGAAAGAGATCCAGGAAGAGGGTCGGAAGATTCGCGAGGCAGAGCGGCGAGATGCCGAGTCGTGATCGTTCTGGACACGGATTACGTCAACGCGCTCCAATCAGAGGAATCCCTCGAGTCAGCTTTGGTCGTGAGGATGGGCCGGTCATCTGACCGAGATTTGGACGACCCCTGCAATCACGCTCGAGGAGGAGGGCAGCCACGTGTCGTTCAACACCATCCCGCCGAGCGACTACGGTTTATTCGAGATGATCAACGAGAACGTGCAGAACGAGCCGGCAACCAGCTACGACGTCGAGCTTGCCGGGGGAAGCGCTAGCGGCGTACGTTTCGTCTGACGCTCGGCGCACTCAAACGTCATCGTCTCGAGGATCGTTTAACCGTCGCGCGAGCTCCGTGAGAAGAGCCTCGATCACATCTTTGCGAACGCGGAAGCTCGTGGATATGAGAGCTTCGAGGGCAGCAGCCAGATCAACAAGCCCTTGCTGCGACGCCAGCTCGAGCAGCGCGAGCGTTCCTGCCACCGACAGCCCTCGGTCCCTGGCGACGGTCCTCGCGGCCTTGTCATCGACGAGCACGAGATCGGGTTGTAGCTCGAGCGCCAGGCTCAGCGCGTCCCGCTCGCCAACATCGAGCATCATGGTTGGATCGGTCGCCTCCGGAGCCCGGACTTCCAACCAAGACGGCGGGCCGGCGATCCAGGAACGCACGTCTTCCGGTGCTCGCTCGTGCGCGAGCTCACGCGCCACGCTTTCCGGAATGATGACCCGGTCGAAGAGACCGGGGAGGATCTCGATCGCGCCGATGAGAATCAGATAGTTCAGCGGAGATGTGTCGGAGACGACGATCACCGACGCGTCTGATGGAAGAGACGCCGAAGCGTCCTCCGGTCCTCCTCGAGATCTTGCGGAGAGTAGTCTACTGAGGCGCCTCTTTCAGCGAGCCAGGCCTGAGTCTCGACGACCCCTCTTTGCAGAATTCGGGCGATTTGGCCAACGCTCAGGCGGCTCTCCCGGTAGCTCTGAACCAGAAACGCTTCTTTGGCCGCCTGACCCAAATCTCCAAACTTTTCCCGCAGCTGCTGCTCGAGGTCGTGGGGCAGCTCGAAAGTAACTGACATAAGACCCGGCCTCCGTTTCGGAATGACCACTCCTTTGATCACCAACAGGTTAGCACGGTCGGGCGCGTAGCCTCCAGAACGTGAACGGCGCCCGCCAACAGGGCGACGAGCTCCGTGAGCAATGGTTCTGCGTGGCTCCTATCCTGCACACGGTCCGTCCTCTCGTCCCAGCCTCCGCTTGACCACGCCGACCTTCGTACGAAAGTCACGCGCCATCAACCGGTTACGATTCTGGCAAAATCGGGTTTAAATCCGCCCCCGCCACCAATCTTCCGGACGCCAGCAGGACTTTGGTCGCCACATTCTACAGCTTGGTCTTGGTGGGGGTCGGGTAATTTCTCGTCATCAGTAGCTGGGCCGCCAATTCTGCAGCCTATTTCTTTTTGGTCCCGCGTAGAACGTCGTCCCACGGGACGCGGAAGCCGACGGCCCCAAGGCCATAAATCCATTTTTATGGTATTATGGCCAAGTGAAAACGACGCTGGAGCTTCCCGATGATCTGATGCGAGCCATCAAGCTTCGCGCCGTCAAACAGAACCTGAAGCTCAAGGACGCGATTGCCGACCTGTTGAGAAAAGGTCTAGCGCGGGACCGGAAGCCGACGTCGGTGCGCAAGCGCGTCGAATTCCCGTTAGTTCTTTGCGCTCGCGAGGCTCATCCCGCGGATGAAATAACGCCTGAACGCGCGGCCGAGATACTGCTCGCAGGCGATGGCCGCGACGCGAGATGAATCTTTGCGATAGCAACGTTTGGTTAGCTCTAACCCTCTCCAAACACGTCCATCACCAAGCGACCCGCGCGTGGTTGGAGCATGTCGACGAGCCTGAATCTGTTTGCTTTGTTCGGGCCACCCAACAAGCCCTGCTGCGCCTGCTGACGAATGCGTCCGTGCTCGAGCCGTACGGGAATCCGCCGTTGACGAACCGTGAAGCCTGGAACGTCTACGATGCGTTTCTCGGCGATGACCGCATCGTCCTGCATGAGGAGGAACCTGCGGGTCTCGAGATCCTGTGGAAGAAATTTGCGCTCGGTGATTCGGCCTCGCCCAAAATCTGGATGGACTCGTATCTCGCCGCATTCGCTCTTGCGGGCGGTTACTGTATGGTGACGACGGACGCCGGCTTCAAACACTACCGAGGGCTGAATCTGGAGGTTCTTGGCGCTTCCGATCCACAAGAGTGAGCAAACGAATTGTCGTTACAAATTCGCAGAGCAACCCACTACGGTGGCGCGCCGCGGATTCCGGAAATCCAGCGGCGCGCACCGAAGATTTTCGCTCGGCGAACCTCGCGAGTCGGTCCGATACGGCTCGGTTGTCACACCACGCGTGCGTGAACCGCCCTCGACCGCATTCGCGGCGTTCCCTCTCAAGTGCCTGCCGGGAAGCTCCCGACGACCGAGGCGTCTACGTCACCGTTCGCGTGCGAGAACTCGAACTGGTTCTGGAAGAACGTCGGGCTCTTGCGAGTTCGCAGCTCCATTTCGATGACTTCATCCGGCATGAACCTGCCTTGATGCACTCGCGAACTGCTTCCGGCCACGCCGCCCTGCTGGTCGTACCAGAACTCCGTCACCGTGAACCGCGTTATCCAGTCATCCGATACGTTGCGCACCCGCACCATGCTGACCACCTCGTCGCCAGTGACCTTCGTCTCGGGAGCGAGAATCTGGACCTTTGCAAGGCCCCTCAACTCCCGAGCCATGCGCTTCGGCGCCTCGGCGGCTGGTGCACTTTCGGGAACCTTGGCGGGCTCGGCAGCGGCGGCCTTTTCCGGAGCGGCTTTGGGCTCCGGAGCGGGCTCATGCGCCGCGGCCGGTTCGCGCGTTCTGGCAGGCGGCGCCGCTGCGGCGCGGGCCTCCTCGGTCGTTCCCTCGATTTCGGCGATGATCCAGCGTGCGGGCTCGGTGCGACCGCTACCCGGTTCAGCGAGGTCGTACTTCCGAAGCGTCACTTTGTAGGGCAGCTCGCCGTGTCCCTTGGATTTGAGACTGAGTAGCATTTCCGTCACCGCGACGTTTCCTTCGAGGGTCCCGACGTTCAACTGGCGCATCACCGACTTGTTGGCAAGGCCGGTCTCTTTGTCCACGGTCCTCTTGAGCTCCTGAAACGTCGTTTCCTTCTCGTTGCGCTCGTCGAGCAGCCGTAACCACTCTTCCTGAACCTCGCCGAGCTTTCCCCGGAACTTGTAGTCTGGGTCGTTTTGCTGCTTCGGGATGATTTGTTCGAGGGCATCCTGATTGTCCTCGAAGTATTTCTTGCGTTTTTCCAAAATAGCGTCTCGTTCCGCTTCGGCGACTTTGAACCGCTCGAGAAGCTGTGGCAACGTGAACGGCTCCGTCGTCTGGGAGCTCACCTCGACGACATTCCAGGACTCGATCTCCCCGGGTGGGCCGACGGCCGCCATGGCAGCGAGGGTCGATTGATCGTTGCTCTGAGCAGCACGGAAGAACTGGTCTATGGTCGCTTGCTCCGGACTGCCGCAAGCCCAGAGGGACACCAGGGTCGCAATCACGATCCATTGCCCGAGCTTCTTCATTTCATCCTCCTTTCCGACAAAAGAGACACTCCTTATACATCTTTGGGCACGGCACTGCCAACGGTTCCACGAGCGAGCTCCGCAGGAGAGGATTCAGAGGTGGAAGAGCCGCTTCATCTCCTTGCGAATGTGGCGACGTGCTTCGTTCCTGCTCGAAGGGTTGAGCTGATCCAGGGAGTAGCGAAATGTCTCGAGCACTCCGGTGACGTGCCTCTGGTACGCGGCCAGCTCCTCGCGGCG
This window contains:
- a CDS encoding VCBS repeat-containing protein; its protein translation is GQDQTGVFVDETLTRLQPDSKFDVRAGVGDLDGDGDVDVLIPAGFHSQWPSPLPSETFDFLFQINDGTGVFSDEAGSRLPPSAFANPVTSTALLGDLDGDSDLDVFVASGNVIFVPPIENYQNLLWMNDGSGVFTDETALRLPAATEFTIAGAIGDLDGDGDLDVIEGNITNGGFGGQNRILINDGSGRFEDETAARLPALFDITLAVTVADVELDGDLDIVVANVLFGQSKILINNGSGVFTDESLARLGLFPPFAADVKVVDLDGNESPDIMFSSYFGSPPIFINDGAGFFTDETAARTPSFLGSLGLALADFDRDGDIDAYMAGGPQPALILNDGAGNFTDASASNLPPLTDMTVRYPACGDVDGDGDPDLYLTDSFGQDRLLINLGSPFSLLEELDDTVRALNLSRGTTNNLVRQLNSALKKLQTGNPHDDNGVKGNLNAFIAMVQAKQGKAINQVDADRLVAIAEEILGRMSNIATCVP
- a CDS encoding DUF3368 domain-containing protein is translated as MIVVSDTSPLNYLILIGAIEILPGLFDRVIIPESVARELAHERAPEDVRSWIAGPPSWLEVRAPEATDPTMMLDVGERDALSLALELQPDLVLVDDKAARTVARDRGLSVAGTLALLELASQQGLVDLAAALEALISTSFRVRKDVIEALLTELARRLNDPRDDDV
- a CDS encoding UPF0175 family protein produces the protein MSVTFELPHDLEQQLREKFGDLGQAAKEAFLVQSYRESRLSVGQIARILQRGVVETQAWLAERGASVDYSPQDLEEDRRTLRRLFHQTRR
- a CDS encoding antitoxin encodes the protein MKTTLELPDDLMRAIKLRAVKQNLKLKDAIADLLRKGLARDRKPTSVRKRVEFPLVLCAREAHPADEITPERAAEILLAGDGRDAR
- a CDS encoding TA system VapC family ribonuclease toxin; amino-acid sequence: MNLCDSNVWLALTLSKHVHHQATRAWLEHVDEPESVCFVRATQQALLRLLTNASVLEPYGNPPLTNREAWNVYDAFLGDDRIVLHEEEPAGLEILWKKFALGDSASPKIWMDSYLAAFALAGGYCMVTTDAGFKHYRGLNLEVLGASDPQE